The following are encoded in a window of Coleofasciculus sp. FACHB-1120 genomic DNA:
- a CDS encoding TRAP transporter substrate-binding protein: MKRRHFVSSTAIGAVSATALGACSRTATRSGVQTNAQPRIRWRMATSWPKSLETIFGGADTVCKRVSEMTDGRFTITPFAAGEIVPGLQVLDAVQSGTVECGHTASYYYVGKNPALGFGTAVPFGLNAQQQNAWLYHGGGLEAMHKLYSDFGVINFPAGNTGTQMGGWFKREIKSVTDLNGLKMRIPGLGGEVMSRLGVNVQVLPGGEIYLALDRGAIDAAEWVGPHDDVKLGLNKAAQFYYYPGWWEPGATLEMQVNQLKWQQLPKDYQQVLKTATMEANLNMLAQYDTLNAQALTALVAGGTKLTPYSKEIMQAAEKASFDLYEANAAKDATFKQVYQQWQKFREQVYKWNQVNELSFANFTYPQEKS, translated from the coding sequence ATGAAACGAAGACACTTTGTCAGCAGCACTGCAATTGGAGCCGTTAGTGCGACGGCGCTGGGTGCCTGTAGCCGAACAGCCACACGCTCAGGGGTTCAAACCAATGCCCAGCCAAGAATTCGGTGGAGGATGGCAACCAGCTGGCCTAAATCCCTCGAAACCATCTTTGGGGGAGCTGATACGGTTTGCAAGCGCGTCAGCGAAATGACCGACGGACGCTTCACGATTACTCCCTTTGCGGCGGGTGAAATCGTGCCCGGTCTACAAGTTCTAGACGCCGTACAATCTGGCACTGTGGAGTGCGGTCACACTGCTAGTTATTACTATGTAGGGAAAAATCCTGCACTTGGTTTTGGTACAGCCGTGCCTTTTGGTCTAAATGCCCAACAGCAGAACGCATGGCTTTACCACGGCGGCGGACTGGAAGCGATGCACAAGCTCTACTCAGACTTCGGCGTTATCAACTTTCCGGCTGGCAACACTGGTACTCAAATGGGAGGCTGGTTCAAGCGAGAAATCAAGTCCGTGACTGATTTGAACGGCTTGAAGATGCGTATCCCTGGATTAGGCGGTGAGGTGATGAGCCGCTTAGGCGTCAATGTTCAGGTACTGCCAGGAGGCGAGATATATCTCGCACTTGACCGAGGAGCGATTGATGCGGCTGAGTGGGTTGGCCCACATGATGATGTGAAGCTAGGCTTGAATAAGGCAGCGCAGTTCTACTATTACCCAGGCTGGTGGGAACCTGGGGCAACATTAGAAATGCAGGTTAATCAGTTAAAGTGGCAGCAATTACCAAAGGACTATCAACAAGTCTTGAAAACTGCCACGATGGAAGCCAATCTAAATATGCTGGCTCAGTATGATACCTTGAATGCACAAGCTCTCACAGCACTAGTTGCTGGAGGGACAAAGCTAACGCCTTACTCTAAGGAGATTATGCAAGCAGCGGAGAAAGCATCCTTCGATTTGTATGAGGCAAATGCTGCTAAAGATGCTACTT